Proteins encoded by one window of Rhea pennata isolate bPtePen1 unplaced genomic scaffold, bPtePen1.pri scaffold_45, whole genome shotgun sequence:
- the LOC134154809 gene encoding P2X purinoceptor 2-like, producing MAQGWPCTGHANRDHFAPEAIVLRSFHSESLAKMAPQFPILIKRNIHFLCFGFSKGNIQAAESSYLKSCTFNTTSALCCPIFMEQAGENLRELAEKGGVVINWNCNLGLPETDCNPHYSFHCPDPKTTVPGSGTCSPASSSCPPWSCCGWSPSLGPSTCLPRRSAKYYKWNGTHTRVLIKACGIHIDVIVQGQAGKFSLIPTVINLAMALTSLGMGSFLWDWILLSCMNKDQVYSSRKFEQAPP from the exons atggcacagggatGGCCTTGCACAGGCCATGCCAACAGGGACCATTTTGCTCCCGAAGCCATAGTACTTAGGTCTTTCCACAGTGAGTCCCTGGCGAAGATGGCACCACAGTTCCCCATCCTTATCAAGAGGAACATCCACTTCCTCTGCTTCGGCTTCTCCAA GGGCaacattcaagctgctgagagcagttacttgaaaagctgcaccttCAACACCACCTCTGCCCTTTGCTGCCCCATCTTCATGGAGCAGGCGGGAGAGAACttaagggagctggcagagaag GGTGGGGTGGTCATTAACTGGAACTGTAACCTGGGCCTGCCTGAAACCGACTGCAACCCCCACTACTCCTTCCACTGCCCCGATCCCAAGACCACTGTCCCAGGCAGTGGCACTTGCAGTCCtgcatcctcctcctgccctccctggtcctgctgtggctggtcCCCATCACTGGGCCCTTCTACCTGTCTCCCCAGGAGGTCTGCGAAGTATTACAAATGGAACGGGACCCACACACGAGTGTTGATCAAGGCCTGTGGGATCCATATTGATGTCATCGTGCAGGGCCAG gcagggaagttTAGCCTGATCCCCACTGTCATCAACCTGGCCATGGCTCTGACCTCGCTGGGAATG GGCTCCTTCCTCTGGGACTGGATCCTGCTGAGCTGCATGAACAAGGACCAGGtgtacagcagcaggaaatttgaGCAGGCACCACCCTAG
- the LOC134154811 gene encoding adenylate cyclase type 10-like produces the protein MGNDARALYYLLESAAACLLISDNYLAFTSLRKAEALRSSAAQKAPVPACFEEATFLSLQGEVCYNVGRVELAKTTLRKALSLLGRKFPGTSAGAFFQLLLEQSAHASHQKSRGSCPPAEAG, from the exons ATGGGCAACGATGCCAGAGCCCTCTACTACCTGCTGGAGAGCGCGGCTGCCTGCTTGCTCATCTCCGACAACTACCTG GCCTTCACGAGCCTGCGCAAAGCAGAGGCCCTGAGGAGCTCGGCGGCTCAGAAAGCCCCGGTGCCGGCctgctttgaagaagccacCTTCCTGAGCCTGCAAGGGGAG GTGTGCTACAACGTGGGACGCGTGGAGCTGGCCAAGACGACCCTCAGGAAGGCGCTGAGCCTGCTGGGCCGGAAATTCCCGGGCACCTCGGCTGGCGCCTTctttcagctcctgctggagcagtCGGCGCACGCCTCTCACCAGAAGAGCAGAGGCTCCTGCCCTCCCGCAGAGGCGGGGTAA